Proteins encoded together in one Prionailurus viverrinus isolate Anna chromosome B1, UM_Priviv_1.0, whole genome shotgun sequence window:
- the LOC125164913 gene encoding transcription factor SKN7-like — MFRAQQTVPAASLQTPVRPPPPAGPLPASPRPSPEPGPPPPPPPPPPPSAARRPARAIGVSGAWEAAAAVAAATAAAIFFLPSAWRAVASRAAVGSAVRDPAPGSMQPGRAAGDSSRLRGSGRAPGGSGPSAAADGGSAEEPRGGGLCDRCPPSARSKLDSQLQTASPVFSRSKFCGFQIYQQYVILNNNIITVLSDSHLRSGERNTQLDIFIRGVKSN; from the exons ATGTTCCGAGCACAACAAACTGTCCCCGCCGCTTCCCTCCAGACTCCGGTCCGGCCTCCGCCTCCGGCCGGCCCCCTCCCGGCCTCGCCCCGCCCCTCGCCGGAgcccgggccgccgccgccgccgccgccaccgccgccgccatCCGCGGCTCGCCGGCCGGCGCGCGCCATTGGCGTCAGCGGCGCGTGggaggccgccgccgccgtcgccgccgccaccgccgccgccatCTTCTTCCTGCCCTCGGCGTGGCGCGCGGTGGCTTCTCGCGCCGCGGTGGGCTCGGCCGTCCGGGACCCCGCGCCAGGCTCCATGCAGCCGGGCCGCGCGGCCGGGGACAGCAGCCGCCTCCGAGGCTCGGGGCGGGCGCCCGGCGGCAGCGGGCCGAGCGCGGCGGCGGACGGAGGGTCGGCGGAGGAGCCCCGGGGCGGCGGTCTCTGCGACCGCTGCCCGCCGTCTGCGAG ATCTAAACTGGACAGCCAGCTACAAACAG caagtcCAGTATTTTCCCGAAGTAAATTTTGCGGTTTTCAGATTTACCAACAATATGTGATTCTCAA CAACAACATCATCACTGTGCTCAGTGACAGCCATCTCAGGAGTGGAGAAAGAAATACCCAGCTGGATATATTCATCAGAGGAGTGAAAAGTAACTGA